The following are from one region of the Paenibacillus sp. KS-LC4 genome:
- a CDS encoding organic hydroperoxide resistance protein, translated as MQNLYTATVTAVGGRDGQLKSEDGILELAIRAPKELGGPGGATNPEQLFAGGYAACFESALNVVARMKKIKLEKTQVTAHVTLGKEDDGGYGLEAKLDISVAGVDAEVAKELVEAAHQVCPYSRATRGNIKVELNIV; from the coding sequence ATGCAAAATTTATACACAGCAACAGTAACAGCAGTAGGTGGAAGAGATGGTCAGCTTAAATCCGAGGACGGCATTTTGGAATTAGCGATTCGTGCACCTAAGGAGCTGGGCGGCCCAGGCGGCGCCACGAATCCAGAGCAGCTTTTTGCTGGCGGCTATGCGGCTTGCTTTGAAAGTGCTTTGAACGTTGTCGCTAGAATGAAAAAGATTAAGCTTGAGAAAACTCAGGTTACCGCGCATGTCACGCTCGGCAAAGAAGACGATGGCGGCTACGGTCTGGAAGCGAAGCTGGACATTTCCGTAGCTGGCGTAGATGCGGAAGTAGCCAAGGAGCTTGTCGAAGCAGCGCATCAGGTTTGCCCGTATTCAAGAGCAACAAGAGGAAACATTAAAGTCGAACTGAACATCGTTTAA
- a CDS encoding putative quinol monooxygenase has translation MIIVQAFLKVQAEAREAFIEKAKVAIAATQQEPGNISYKLYEDAEQTSHFVLLEEWRDQQAIDEHNETAHYKAFALYTRGVLAAPPELKVSTPKQ, from the coding sequence ATGATTATTGTACAAGCTTTTCTGAAGGTGCAAGCGGAGGCTCGTGAGGCTTTTATCGAGAAGGCGAAAGTTGCAATCGCCGCGACGCAGCAGGAGCCGGGCAATATAAGCTACAAGCTGTATGAGGATGCAGAGCAAACAAGCCATTTTGTCCTACTGGAGGAATGGCGGGATCAGCAGGCTATTGATGAACATAATGAAACAGCGCATTATAAGGCATTTGCCCTATATACACGCGGCGTACTGGCGGCACCGCCAGAACTTAAAGTTTCCACACCAAAACAATAA
- a CDS encoding AAA family ATPase, protein MSNQWELNVKDFGRIKEANIIVSPFMLFVGKNNSGKTYLMMLLWGILTEARGLIRKHLSEHPGYHSFMNTLMQGLEQANEEQYTVFELNEAAQDELLNMFNDIVNENKEQLLNKIFRFPVRAGSLKISRNNQIPFYSKYRKEVLPREDSITLNTFAIKSGITFQIDYNKKVIIRGFAPRDEQLFFNTFLELCLVNMICSDFNVAALRTASNAPLYFPASRTGFLQTYRAIIGSYFDKQLEVGSYVMEGSENSLPDTSGTELTLPVAQFLSRLQRHDPNEETTAFYQDEIHFLNSELLDGRVEKGAGNQFRFKPGGGEQAYPLHVTSSLVAEVAPLSIFLTAKEDSKLWIIEEVESHLHSELQRRMVRFLFRLINKGKSIWMTTHSDNLAQQINNLLAIAQHKHKDKLLEKLNYTEQDIIKDLSIVNAYQFEVVNGITEVTHLPLTENGFVMDTFNDTLVKLVTETDLIQNFTE, encoded by the coding sequence TTGAGCAACCAATGGGAATTGAATGTTAAGGATTTTGGTCGTATAAAAGAAGCCAACATTATCGTTTCTCCTTTTATGCTGTTTGTTGGTAAAAACAATAGCGGGAAGACGTACTTAATGATGCTGCTTTGGGGGATTTTGACCGAAGCACGGGGGTTGATTAGGAAGCACCTTTCAGAGCATCCCGGCTACCATTCATTCATGAATACCCTCATGCAGGGGTTAGAGCAGGCAAATGAGGAGCAATATACTGTATTTGAGCTAAATGAAGCCGCTCAGGATGAGCTATTAAATATGTTTAATGATATTGTTAATGAGAACAAAGAACAGTTGTTGAATAAAATTTTCAGGTTTCCAGTGCGCGCGGGCAGCTTGAAGATTAGCAGAAATAATCAAATACCCTTCTATTCTAAATATAGAAAAGAGGTTCTACCTCGTGAAGATAGTATTACCTTAAATACTTTTGCTATAAAGAGCGGTATTACTTTTCAGATTGACTACAATAAAAAAGTGATAATAAGAGGATTTGCTCCCAGAGATGAGCAGTTATTTTTTAATACCTTTCTTGAGCTTTGTTTAGTGAACATGATATGTTCCGATTTTAATGTTGCTGCGCTCAGAACAGCTAGTAATGCACCACTTTATTTTCCGGCGTCCAGAACGGGATTTTTGCAAACTTATCGTGCCATTATTGGCAGTTACTTTGATAAGCAGCTGGAGGTTGGATCATATGTAATGGAAGGTAGCGAGAACAGTTTGCCGGATACAAGCGGTACAGAGCTGACGCTCCCTGTCGCGCAGTTTCTCAGCAGATTGCAAAGGCATGACCCGAATGAAGAAACCACAGCATTTTACCAGGATGAAATCCATTTTCTTAATTCGGAGCTGCTTGATGGACGAGTAGAAAAGGGAGCGGGGAATCAGTTCAGGTTTAAGCCAGGAGGCGGTGAGCAAGCTTATCCGCTCCACGTCACCTCTTCTCTTGTTGCTGAAGTTGCCCCATTATCTATTTTCCTAACAGCCAAAGAAGACTCTAAGCTTTGGATCATTGAAGAGGTTGAATCGCATTTGCACTCCGAGCTGCAACGGAGAATGGTACGCTTCTTATTTCGGCTAATCAATAAAGGGAAATCCATCTGGATGACGACACATAGCGATAATTTGGCACAGCAAATTAATAATCTATTAGCTATTGCTCAACATAAGCATAAAGATAAACTTTTGGAAAAGCTAAATTATACGGAGCAAGATATTATTAAGGACCTCTCAATCGTTAATGCTTATCAGTTTGAAGTAGTAAATGGCATTACAGAGGTTACGCATTTGCCGTTAACAGAGAATGGTTTTGTGATGGATACGTTTAATGATACGTTGGTCAAGCTAGTAACAGAAACGGATCTTATTCAGAATTTTACGGAGTGA